A section of the Telopea speciosissima isolate NSW1024214 ecotype Mountain lineage chromosome 3, Tspe_v1, whole genome shotgun sequence genome encodes:
- the LOC122654789 gene encoding uncharacterized protein LOC122654789 isoform X2, translated as MNGIQNRKARNDEKPFPGCMGRMVNLFDLNAGVARNRLLTDKAHQDGSPVHRNQSEVAKVLEPIKHQIEDKSKGYESRRTSSNKNSSGTPMKMLIAQEMSKETEPKLKPPSVVAKLMGLDALPGKQLNSTAQRSPPRGYARTTYTPQGTLLRYQHQEMGFLDKPIQHDIHQFDEQREYKDVYEVRQQSSRINYVRDKSLQKGNHNQNLNEKNMALVRQKFIEAKRLATDEKLRQSKEFQDALEVLSSNKDLFLKFLQEPNSLFSQHLYELQSIPPPPQTNRITVLKPSKTMEDRYAGVEKREGQTKKQIQVIEANGWDKDRPSWSAVFTNQKDDSSAQPTRIVVLKPSPGKTHDVRTVGSSPTASPRLPSNKGYYGEHEDDEAQGSRGIAKEITRQMRGSLSGHHRNDTLLSSVFSNGYVGDESSLNRSENEYVEEGNLSDSEVMTPTSRHSWDYVNRFGSPYSSSFSRASYSPESSVCREAKKRLSERWTLMTSNGSGPEQRQVRRSSSTLGEMLALSDTKKTAMSGEAECDGSQNVLSSRSCGGEQDLMAPTSSGSTNRDKDKSGEVSPRNLVRSRSVPVSSTVYGSRLNVEVPDPEMGKSIVPKEEAKSKSGKSSFKGKVSSLFFLRSKKTSKGKSSSCLVMGTEEDTASTPSDVETVSNLISPQKRSDNISHCITDSGAEGDLLSKSSSPAICVGPKQGSFSNEELLSVAKPGVPVENQDHPSPISVLEAPFEDDVSTTPLSSGHVMSGHCGQTADHHPLKSNLIDKSPPIESIARTLSWDDACILSTSPNPLNPSRFSPKSEEEEQLLFVRTLLSAAGLDHEEQSGAVFASWHSPDSPLNPLLIEKIFMLKDEKALLHEAKRRQRRSNQKLLFDCVNTALVDITRYRSDASPWAKASSYMAKNTHSAVGSPVTVDEVWGRVRELLSNEGRCFSGENGDDSSVVVERRVRKEVVGKGWEELKRLEMNSIGKEIEGELLEELVYEALVELTGWL; from the exons ATGAATGGGATTCAAAACAGAAAAGCTCGCAACGACGAGAAGCCTTTTCCAGGATGCATGGGAAGAATGGTGAACCTCTTTGATTTGAATGCTGGCGTGGCTAGAAACAGGCTGCTTACAGATAAAGCACATCAAGATG GTTCACCGGTTCATAGGAACCAATCAGAAGTGGCAAAGGTGTTGGAACCCATCAAACATCAAATTGAAGACAAATCA AAAGGATACGAGTCGAGGAGGACATCGTCAAACAAGAATTCAAGTGGAACACCCATGAAGATGCTTATAGCCCAAGAAATGTCCAAAGAAACAGAGCCTAAACTCAAGCCACCCAGTGTAGTTGCAAAGCTGATGGGACTTGATGCCCTCCCAGGGAAGCAGCTAAACTCAACAGCACAAAGGAGCCCACCAAGAGGTTATGCACGGACTACTTATACTCCACAAGGAACTTTGTTGAGATATCAGCATCAAGAAATGGGATTTTTGGACAAGCCAATTCAGCACGACATTCATCAATTTGATGAGCAGAGAGAGTACAAAGATGTTTACGAAGTTCGGCAGCAGTCTTCAAGAATAAATTATGTCAGAGATAAATCGCTGCAGAAGGGAAACCATAATCAAAATctaaatgagaaaaatatggcTCTTGTTCGTCAGAAGTTCATTGAAGCAAAACGTCTTGCAACAGATGAAAAACTTCGCCAGTCAAAGGAATTCCAAGATGCATTGGAGGTTCTAAGTTCCAACAAAGATTTATTCCTGAAGTTTCTGCAAGAACCAAATTCTCTGTTCTCGCAGCATCTCTATGAGCTACAGTCCATTCCTCCACCTCCTCAGACAAACCGAATCACAGTACTGAAGCCttcgaagaccatggaagacagaTATGCTGGAGTAGAAAAGCGTGAAGGACAGACAAAGAAACAAATTCAGGTCATTGAAGCAAATGGGTGGGACAAAGACAGGCCCAGCTGGAGTGCTGTTTTTACCAATCAGAAGGATGATAGTTCTGCTCAACCAACAAGGATAGTGGTCTTAAAGCCTAGCCCTGGGAAAACCCATGATGTTAGAACTGTTGGTTCTTCGCCTACCGCATCACCAAGACTGCCAAGTAATAAAGGCTACTATGGGGAACACGAAGATGATGAAGCACAAGGATCAAGAGGGATAGCAAAGGAGATCACACGGCAGATGCGTGGAAGTTTAAGTGGTCACCACAGGAATGACACTTTGCTGTCCTCTGTGTTTTCCAATGGCTATGTGGGGGATGAAAGCTCTTTGAATAGGTCAGAAAATGAGTATGTAGAGGAGGGAAATCTCAGTGATTCAGAGGTCATGACACCAACTTCAAGACATTCATGGGACTATGTCAACAGGTTTGGTAGTCCATACTCATCTTCTTTCAGCCGTGCATCCTATTCTCCAGAGTCATCAGTTTGCAGGGAGGCAAAGAAGCGACTTTCAGAAAGATGGACCTTGATGACATCCAATGGAAGCGGTCCAGAGCAGAGACAAGTCCGTAGGAGCTCTAGTACATTGGGAGAGATGCTTGCTCTTTCTGATACAAAGAAGACTGCAATGTCTGGTGAGGCAGAATGTGATGGAAGTCAAAACGTCTTGAGTAGCAGGTCTTGTGGTGGTGAACAAGATCTGATGGCACCAACATCAAGTGGTTCAACTAATAGGGACAAGGATAAAAGTGGCGAGGTGTCTCCCAGGAATCTAGTGAGGTCGAGATCTGTCCCTGTATCTTCTACAGTTTATGGGTCCAGGCTGAATGTTGAAGTTCCAGATCCTGAGATGGGTAAATCCATTGTCCCTAAAGAGGAAGCCAAGTCCAAGAGTGGGAAATCATCATTCAAGGGGAAAGTttcaagtttatttttcttGAGGAGTAAGAAAACGAGTAAAGGGAAATCTAGCTCATGTTTGGTGATGGGGACTGAAGAAGATACTGCGAGCACCCCTTCTGATGTTGAAACAGTTTCAAATCTAATTTCTCCTCAGAAGAGGAGTGATAATATTTCTCATTGTATTACTGATAGTGGCGCCGAAGGGGACCTATTGAGCAAGAGTTCCTCTCCAGCAATCTGTGTAGGACCAAAACAAGGCTCTTTCTCAAATGAG GAATTATTGTCTGTGGCAAAGCCTGGTGTGCCGGTTGAAAACCAGGACCATCCTAGCCCCATTTCAGTTTTGGAAGCACCATTTGAAGATGATGTTAGTACCACTCCGCTGTCCTCCGGACATGTAATGTCAGGTCACTGTG GACAAACTGCGGACCATCACCCTCTGAAATCCAACTTAATCGACAAATCTCCACCAATAGAGTCAATTGCACGGACATTGTCCTgggatgatgcatgcatattaTCTACATCACCCAATCCATTGAACCCCTCTAGGTTTTCCCCGAAAtctgaggaagaagaacagCTTTTATTTGTCCGCACATTACTCTCAGCTGCTGGGCTGGACCATGAGGAGCAGTCAGGGGCAGTCTTTGCCAGTTGGCATTCGCCAGATAGCCCACTAAATCCATTATTGATTGAAAAAATTTTCATGTTGAAAGATGAGAAGGCACTGTTGCATGAAGCAAAGCGTAGGCAGCGTAGATCAAACCAAAAGCTTCTTTTCGATTGTGTCAACACAGCTTTAGTGGATATCACAAGATACAGATCAGATGCAAGCCCTTGGGCAAAGGCATCATCTTACATGGCTAAAAATACGCATTCAGCAGTAGGTTCACCAGTAACTGTAGATGAAGTGTGGGGTCGTGTAAGGGAGTTGCTCTCAAATGAGGGGAGGTGTTTTTCAGGTGAGAATGGGGACGACAGCAGCGTGGTAGTGGAGAGGAGGGTGAGGAAGGAAGTGGTAGGGAAGGGCTGGGAGGAGCTTAAAAGGTTGGAAATGAATTCCATAGggaaagaaattgaaggagaGTTGCTGGAGGAGCTGGTATATGAGGCTCTTGTTGAATTAACAGGTTGGTTATGA
- the LOC122653569 gene encoding tetraspanin-18, which translates to MPSDNHCRSCLAFLLKFLNFLQTFVGVSIIIYSIWMLNQWKKHDTIPQPSAPSPESSLRYMPYSDVFRVTGHDVPLNLAVNMVSGLEDGIVFVPKTLPSPWFIYSFLGIGIILCSITCIGLLAAEAVNGCCLCFYTLLTTILMILEAAFVAFVSVDHHWEKDLPSDPTGDLASLQVFIEENFDICKWLGITVVIIQALSLLLSMILRAMVSTRRGEDDSSDDDYSIVRGRTWQPLLNPHSIPAAGSSLADGKTVHSDIWSSRMREKYGLNSGDVKYNSLDQNLNANTNTGSEDRGGCSIL; encoded by the exons atgccatctGATAATCACTGTCGAAGTTGTCTGGCTTTCCTCCTCAAATTCTTGAATTTTCTTCAAACCTTCGTGGGAGTTTCGATCATAATCTATTCCATATGGATGCTCAATCAATGGAAAAAGCACGATACGATTCCTCAACCTTCAGCTCCGTCTCCAGAATCTTCACTGCGTTATATGCCCTATTCTGACGTTTTTAGGGTTACTGGGCACGATGTTCCTTTGAATCTTGCGGTAAATATGGTTTCTGGCCTTGAAGATGGAATTGTATTCGTCCCCAAAACCCTTCCATCTCCGTG GTTCATATACTCTTTTCTGGGCATTGGCATTATATTATGTTCGATTACTTGTATTGGTCTCCTTGCAGCTGAAGCAGTAAATGGATGTTGCCTGTGTTTT TATACTCTATTGACTACTATACTCATGATACTAGAAGCAGCTTTTGTTGCTTTTGTTTCTGTTGATCATCATTGGGAAAAG GATCTTCCAAGTGATCCTACTGGGGATCTTGCAAGTCTTCAAGTATTTATTGAAGAAAACTTTGATATATGCAAGTGGCTTGGCATAACTGTAGTTATAATTCAG GCTCTGTCCCTTCTATTGTCCATGATCCTACGGGCTATGGTCTCTACTAGGAGAGGAGAGGATGACAGCAGTGATGATGATTACTCTATTGTTAGGGGTAGAACTTGGCAGCCACTACTAAATCCACATTCAATCCCGGCTGCTGGTTCAAGTTTGGCAGATGGCAAAACGGTTCACTCTGACATTTGGAGCTCCCGAATGAGAGAAAAG TATGGATTGAACTCAGGGGATGTTAAATATAATTCGTTGGATCAGAATCTTAATGCAAATACAAATACAGGCAGTGAAGATAGAGGCGGATGTTCCATTTTGTAA
- the LOC122654789 gene encoding uncharacterized protein LOC122654789 isoform X1, which yields MNGIQNRKARNDEKPFPGCMGRMVNLFDLNAGVARNRLLTDKAHQDGSPVHRNQSEVAKVLEPIKHQIEDKSIQKGYESRRTSSNKNSSGTPMKMLIAQEMSKETEPKLKPPSVVAKLMGLDALPGKQLNSTAQRSPPRGYARTTYTPQGTLLRYQHQEMGFLDKPIQHDIHQFDEQREYKDVYEVRQQSSRINYVRDKSLQKGNHNQNLNEKNMALVRQKFIEAKRLATDEKLRQSKEFQDALEVLSSNKDLFLKFLQEPNSLFSQHLYELQSIPPPPQTNRITVLKPSKTMEDRYAGVEKREGQTKKQIQVIEANGWDKDRPSWSAVFTNQKDDSSAQPTRIVVLKPSPGKTHDVRTVGSSPTASPRLPSNKGYYGEHEDDEAQGSRGIAKEITRQMRGSLSGHHRNDTLLSSVFSNGYVGDESSLNRSENEYVEEGNLSDSEVMTPTSRHSWDYVNRFGSPYSSSFSRASYSPESSVCREAKKRLSERWTLMTSNGSGPEQRQVRRSSSTLGEMLALSDTKKTAMSGEAECDGSQNVLSSRSCGGEQDLMAPTSSGSTNRDKDKSGEVSPRNLVRSRSVPVSSTVYGSRLNVEVPDPEMGKSIVPKEEAKSKSGKSSFKGKVSSLFFLRSKKTSKGKSSSCLVMGTEEDTASTPSDVETVSNLISPQKRSDNISHCITDSGAEGDLLSKSSSPAICVGPKQGSFSNEELLSVAKPGVPVENQDHPSPISVLEAPFEDDVSTTPLSSGHVMSGHCGQTADHHPLKSNLIDKSPPIESIARTLSWDDACILSTSPNPLNPSRFSPKSEEEEQLLFVRTLLSAAGLDHEEQSGAVFASWHSPDSPLNPLLIEKIFMLKDEKALLHEAKRRQRRSNQKLLFDCVNTALVDITRYRSDASPWAKASSYMAKNTHSAVGSPVTVDEVWGRVRELLSNEGRCFSGENGDDSSVVVERRVRKEVVGKGWEELKRLEMNSIGKEIEGELLEELVYEALVELTGWL from the exons ATGAATGGGATTCAAAACAGAAAAGCTCGCAACGACGAGAAGCCTTTTCCAGGATGCATGGGAAGAATGGTGAACCTCTTTGATTTGAATGCTGGCGTGGCTAGAAACAGGCTGCTTACAGATAAAGCACATCAAGATG GTTCACCGGTTCATAGGAACCAATCAGAAGTGGCAAAGGTGTTGGAACCCATCAAACATCAAATTGAAGACAAATCA ATTCAGAAAGGATACGAGTCGAGGAGGACATCGTCAAACAAGAATTCAAGTGGAACACCCATGAAGATGCTTATAGCCCAAGAAATGTCCAAAGAAACAGAGCCTAAACTCAAGCCACCCAGTGTAGTTGCAAAGCTGATGGGACTTGATGCCCTCCCAGGGAAGCAGCTAAACTCAACAGCACAAAGGAGCCCACCAAGAGGTTATGCACGGACTACTTATACTCCACAAGGAACTTTGTTGAGATATCAGCATCAAGAAATGGGATTTTTGGACAAGCCAATTCAGCACGACATTCATCAATTTGATGAGCAGAGAGAGTACAAAGATGTTTACGAAGTTCGGCAGCAGTCTTCAAGAATAAATTATGTCAGAGATAAATCGCTGCAGAAGGGAAACCATAATCAAAATctaaatgagaaaaatatggcTCTTGTTCGTCAGAAGTTCATTGAAGCAAAACGTCTTGCAACAGATGAAAAACTTCGCCAGTCAAAGGAATTCCAAGATGCATTGGAGGTTCTAAGTTCCAACAAAGATTTATTCCTGAAGTTTCTGCAAGAACCAAATTCTCTGTTCTCGCAGCATCTCTATGAGCTACAGTCCATTCCTCCACCTCCTCAGACAAACCGAATCACAGTACTGAAGCCttcgaagaccatggaagacagaTATGCTGGAGTAGAAAAGCGTGAAGGACAGACAAAGAAACAAATTCAGGTCATTGAAGCAAATGGGTGGGACAAAGACAGGCCCAGCTGGAGTGCTGTTTTTACCAATCAGAAGGATGATAGTTCTGCTCAACCAACAAGGATAGTGGTCTTAAAGCCTAGCCCTGGGAAAACCCATGATGTTAGAACTGTTGGTTCTTCGCCTACCGCATCACCAAGACTGCCAAGTAATAAAGGCTACTATGGGGAACACGAAGATGATGAAGCACAAGGATCAAGAGGGATAGCAAAGGAGATCACACGGCAGATGCGTGGAAGTTTAAGTGGTCACCACAGGAATGACACTTTGCTGTCCTCTGTGTTTTCCAATGGCTATGTGGGGGATGAAAGCTCTTTGAATAGGTCAGAAAATGAGTATGTAGAGGAGGGAAATCTCAGTGATTCAGAGGTCATGACACCAACTTCAAGACATTCATGGGACTATGTCAACAGGTTTGGTAGTCCATACTCATCTTCTTTCAGCCGTGCATCCTATTCTCCAGAGTCATCAGTTTGCAGGGAGGCAAAGAAGCGACTTTCAGAAAGATGGACCTTGATGACATCCAATGGAAGCGGTCCAGAGCAGAGACAAGTCCGTAGGAGCTCTAGTACATTGGGAGAGATGCTTGCTCTTTCTGATACAAAGAAGACTGCAATGTCTGGTGAGGCAGAATGTGATGGAAGTCAAAACGTCTTGAGTAGCAGGTCTTGTGGTGGTGAACAAGATCTGATGGCACCAACATCAAGTGGTTCAACTAATAGGGACAAGGATAAAAGTGGCGAGGTGTCTCCCAGGAATCTAGTGAGGTCGAGATCTGTCCCTGTATCTTCTACAGTTTATGGGTCCAGGCTGAATGTTGAAGTTCCAGATCCTGAGATGGGTAAATCCATTGTCCCTAAAGAGGAAGCCAAGTCCAAGAGTGGGAAATCATCATTCAAGGGGAAAGTttcaagtttatttttcttGAGGAGTAAGAAAACGAGTAAAGGGAAATCTAGCTCATGTTTGGTGATGGGGACTGAAGAAGATACTGCGAGCACCCCTTCTGATGTTGAAACAGTTTCAAATCTAATTTCTCCTCAGAAGAGGAGTGATAATATTTCTCATTGTATTACTGATAGTGGCGCCGAAGGGGACCTATTGAGCAAGAGTTCCTCTCCAGCAATCTGTGTAGGACCAAAACAAGGCTCTTTCTCAAATGAG GAATTATTGTCTGTGGCAAAGCCTGGTGTGCCGGTTGAAAACCAGGACCATCCTAGCCCCATTTCAGTTTTGGAAGCACCATTTGAAGATGATGTTAGTACCACTCCGCTGTCCTCCGGACATGTAATGTCAGGTCACTGTG GACAAACTGCGGACCATCACCCTCTGAAATCCAACTTAATCGACAAATCTCCACCAATAGAGTCAATTGCACGGACATTGTCCTgggatgatgcatgcatattaTCTACATCACCCAATCCATTGAACCCCTCTAGGTTTTCCCCGAAAtctgaggaagaagaacagCTTTTATTTGTCCGCACATTACTCTCAGCTGCTGGGCTGGACCATGAGGAGCAGTCAGGGGCAGTCTTTGCCAGTTGGCATTCGCCAGATAGCCCACTAAATCCATTATTGATTGAAAAAATTTTCATGTTGAAAGATGAGAAGGCACTGTTGCATGAAGCAAAGCGTAGGCAGCGTAGATCAAACCAAAAGCTTCTTTTCGATTGTGTCAACACAGCTTTAGTGGATATCACAAGATACAGATCAGATGCAAGCCCTTGGGCAAAGGCATCATCTTACATGGCTAAAAATACGCATTCAGCAGTAGGTTCACCAGTAACTGTAGATGAAGTGTGGGGTCGTGTAAGGGAGTTGCTCTCAAATGAGGGGAGGTGTTTTTCAGGTGAGAATGGGGACGACAGCAGCGTGGTAGTGGAGAGGAGGGTGAGGAAGGAAGTGGTAGGGAAGGGCTGGGAGGAGCTTAAAAGGTTGGAAATGAATTCCATAGggaaagaaattgaaggagaGTTGCTGGAGGAGCTGGTATATGAGGCTCTTGTTGAATTAACAGGTTGGTTATGA